From a single Endozoicomonas euniceicola genomic region:
- the hisS gene encoding histidine--tRNA ligase translates to MNDLLPDQSPAWQYLEGKFRQLMASYGYSEMRMPIVEPSGLFSRGIGAGTDIVEKEMYTFADRNGESLSMRPEATAGCVRAAIQHGLLYNQVQRLWTSGPMFRYERPQKGRYRQFYQFSVESFGMAGADIDAELILLTARFWKELGLTEHVRLELNTLGTLEARQNYRSALVEYLTQYESELDEDSQRRLSINPMRILDSKDERTQEIVKGAPVLQDYLDDESREHFETLKCILDAAGVHYVVNPTLVRGLDYYSRTVFEWITDSLGAQGTVCGGGRYDALVELLGGKPTPAVGFAMGQERLVLLLETLNLIPDSVNKTIDVAVVTRGEGVSGRAMPVLESIRNRLPDLRMQVNCGGGFKGQMKRAYNSGAEFALIIGEDELAAGTVTIKPLTGDEPQQTMDVNAVIGYLQAK, encoded by the coding sequence ACGATCTCCTGCCAGATCAGAGTCCGGCATGGCAATATCTTGAAGGTAAATTCCGGCAGCTGATGGCTAGCTACGGCTACAGCGAGATGCGTATGCCTATTGTCGAGCCCAGTGGCTTGTTCAGCCGTGGTATCGGTGCCGGTACCGACATTGTTGAAAAAGAGATGTACACCTTTGCTGACCGCAATGGTGAAAGCCTGTCAATGCGCCCGGAAGCCACCGCAGGCTGTGTACGCGCAGCGATTCAGCATGGCCTGCTGTATAACCAGGTTCAGCGTCTGTGGACGTCCGGCCCCATGTTCCGTTATGAGCGTCCGCAGAAAGGTCGTTACCGCCAGTTCTACCAGTTCAGTGTGGAAAGCTTTGGTATGGCCGGTGCGGACATTGATGCCGAGCTGATTCTTCTCACAGCCCGTTTCTGGAAAGAGCTGGGACTGACTGAGCATGTTCGCCTGGAGCTGAACACGCTGGGTACGCTGGAGGCTCGTCAGAACTATCGTTCAGCCCTGGTTGAGTACCTGACCCAATACGAGTCTGAGCTGGATGAAGACAGTCAGCGTCGTCTGAGTATCAACCCGATGCGTATTCTCGACAGTAAAGATGAACGTACTCAGGAAATCGTTAAAGGTGCGCCTGTTTTGCAGGATTACCTGGATGATGAGTCTCGTGAGCATTTTGAGACACTGAAGTGTATTCTTGATGCGGCAGGCGTTCACTATGTGGTAAATCCAACCCTGGTGCGAGGTCTGGATTACTACAGTCGAACCGTGTTTGAATGGATTACAGACAGCCTGGGTGCCCAGGGAACCGTGTGTGGCGGTGGCCGTTACGATGCTCTGGTGGAGCTGTTGGGCGGTAAGCCGACCCCTGCTGTTGGTTTCGCCATGGGACAGGAACGGCTGGTTCTGTTGCTGGAAACCCTGAATCTGATTCCGGATAGCGTGAACAAGACTATCGATGTTGCCGTCGTCACCCGTGGTGAGGGTGTGAGTGGGCGTGCCATGCCGGTGCTGGAAAGCATTCGCAACCGTTTGCCGGATCTTCGCATGCAGGTAAATTGCGGTGGTGGTTTCAAAGGACAGATGAAGCGCGCCTACAACAGCGGTGCGGAGTTTGCCCTCATTATTGGTGAAGACGAGCTGGCAGCCGGTACAGTCACCATTAAGCCTCTGACCGGTGATGAGCCTCAGCAGACAATGGACGTTAATGCAGTGATCGGGTACCTGCAGGCAAAGTAA
- the bamB gene encoding outer membrane protein assembly factor BamB, producing MERFFRSLLVVTLSLGVTACGMFSKDEEEVRTPKPLTSFEASVEMKQVWSQSIGEGVQGGYERLKPSVFGDVIYSAGAEGTVSALEAETGKRLWSRKLGVQVGGGINAMQGMLLLGTLDGRVLALNAEDGSDLWETRVSSEVISVPQVSGDTVVVQTIDDTVTAINAENGKIIWSQENLQPALTLRGSSSPRIEKGAVFAGFHSGEARAYRIEDGTPLWVSKVALPKGSSELERMVDINSSPLIVGDNVFMVSYQGNAAALDMYSGRVRWNREISSYKSMSSGFGSLYLTDQDSYVSSIDQRTGAVGWRQDQLEYRQVSAPTAYSSYVAVGDLDGYVHLLSQVDGSVAGRYKVGTAIKAQPVAAGDLLFVLDAKGKLYALDRK from the coding sequence ATGGAAAGGTTTTTCAGATCGCTACTGGTTGTCACCCTGTCACTGGGTGTGACGGCCTGTGGTATGTTCTCCAAGGATGAAGAAGAGGTTCGCACCCCTAAACCCCTGACCAGTTTTGAAGCCAGTGTTGAAATGAAACAGGTCTGGTCTCAAAGCATTGGTGAAGGTGTTCAGGGCGGTTATGAGCGGCTGAAACCTTCTGTTTTTGGTGATGTCATCTATTCTGCCGGGGCTGAAGGTACTGTTTCAGCGCTGGAGGCTGAGACCGGTAAACGGCTCTGGAGTCGCAAGCTGGGTGTTCAGGTAGGTGGTGGCATTAATGCCATGCAGGGCATGTTGCTGCTGGGTACCCTGGATGGTCGGGTGCTGGCTCTGAACGCTGAAGATGGTAGCGATCTCTGGGAAACCCGTGTTAGCAGTGAAGTGATTTCTGTCCCTCAGGTGAGTGGCGATACGGTGGTTGTGCAAACTATTGACGATACCGTTACGGCTATTAACGCAGAAAATGGCAAAATCATCTGGTCGCAGGAGAATCTGCAGCCAGCTCTGACGCTTCGTGGCTCCAGCTCTCCACGTATTGAAAAAGGTGCTGTTTTTGCCGGTTTCCACAGTGGTGAAGCCAGGGCTTATCGCATTGAAGACGGTACGCCATTGTGGGTCAGCAAAGTGGCTTTGCCGAAAGGCTCCTCGGAGCTGGAACGTATGGTTGATATTAACTCGTCACCACTGATTGTGGGGGATAACGTGTTTATGGTCAGCTATCAGGGCAATGCTGCCGCACTGGATATGTACAGTGGCCGGGTGCGCTGGAATCGTGAAATTTCCAGTTACAAGTCCATGTCTTCCGGGTTTGGTTCCCTGTATCTGACGGATCAGGACAGTTATGTCAGTTCCATTGATCAGCGTACCGGTGCGGTTGGCTGGCGTCAGGATCAGCTGGAATATCGTCAGGTCAGTGCGCCGACTGCTTATAGCAGCTATGTGGCGGTAGGTGATCTGGATGGTTATGTGCATCTGCTGTCCCAGGTTGATGGCAGTGTGGCGGGTCGCTATAAAGTAGGGACAGCCATTAAGGCGCAGCCGGTAGCCGCTGGTGACCTGCTGTTTGTGCTGGATGCCAAAGGCAAGCTGTACGCACTGGATAGAAAATAA
- a CDS encoding YfgM family protein — MNRTDEEEVELLKRVWNEYGKPAVYGVVITMAVIFGYKAYQKNQHETASAASALYQNLLETTQAAQMAETLSKEQKATMTHVVSNLQDDYSGTRYAAFATMIQAQQQVLENDLASARASLEWVLDNKPEAEVEQVARARLARVILGQGDEHAQAALDVLAAGKADEAFIATVEGVRGDAYAALGQLDKARDAYQKALDAAREHGESLPVLQFKLDDLAANVQEG, encoded by the coding sequence GTGAACCGTACTGACGAAGAAGAAGTTGAGCTGCTTAAGCGCGTCTGGAATGAATATGGCAAGCCAGCCGTTTACGGTGTAGTGATTACCATGGCGGTTATTTTTGGCTACAAGGCTTATCAGAAGAATCAGCATGAAACCGCCTCTGCGGCTTCTGCCCTGTATCAGAATCTGCTGGAAACCACTCAGGCAGCTCAGATGGCTGAAACCCTGTCAAAAGAGCAGAAAGCCACGATGACCCATGTGGTCAGCAATCTGCAGGACGACTACAGTGGTACCCGCTATGCTGCGTTCGCCACCATGATTCAGGCTCAGCAGCAAGTGCTGGAGAATGACCTTGCCTCTGCCCGCGCTTCTCTGGAGTGGGTGCTGGATAACAAGCCTGAAGCGGAAGTGGAGCAGGTGGCTCGCGCTCGTCTGGCCCGGGTTATTCTGGGGCAGGGTGATGAACATGCGCAGGCGGCGCTGGATGTTCTGGCTGCTGGCAAGGCGGATGAGGCATTTATTGCAACCGTTGAAGGTGTGCGTGGAGACGCCTATGCAGCACTGGGTCAGCTGGACAAGGCGCGCGACGCCTACCAGAAAGCGCTGGACGCTGCCCGTGAACACGGAGAGTCCCTGCCTGTTCTGCAATTTAAACTGGACGATCTGGCAGCTAACGTACAAGAGGGCTAA